In Vigna unguiculata cultivar IT97K-499-35 chromosome 3, ASM411807v1, whole genome shotgun sequence, a single genomic region encodes these proteins:
- the LOC114175988 gene encoding myb-related protein 306-like codes for MNMGRPPCCEKIGVKKGPWTPEEDIMLVSYIQEHGPGNWRSVPTNTGLMRCSKSCRLRWTNYLRPGIKRGNFTEHEEKIIIHLQALLGNRWAAIASYLPERTDNDIKNYWNTHLKKKMKPSDQNEEGMEQEGHSSSSSHPKGQWERRLQTDIQTAKQALCDALSLHTTPPTHVVPETKPSTSHQPYSHASSSYASSYENISRLMENWMKTPNSHDTNSVGDYSFNNMVNINTPRSSSSEGAHSTTNTTCAQDHVFDLFTFNSSTNYGAPSQTQAPLTMIEDWLFEDGASQSHEDLMSMSLEESTSGLF; via the exons atgaacatgGGGAGGCCACCTTGCTGTGAAAAAATTGGAGTTAAGAAAGGACCTTGGACTCCAGAGGAAGATATCATGTTGGTGTCTTACATTCAAGAACATGGACCAGGAAATTGGAGATCAGTTCCCACTAACACAG gtttGATGAGATGCAGCAAGAGCTGCAGGCTTAGATGGACTAATTATCTTCGACCTGGTATCAAACGAGGGAATTTCACCGAGCATGAGGAGAAGATCATAATCCACCTTCAAGCCCTTTTGGGAAACAG ATGGGCTGCTATAGCTTCGTATCTTCCAGAAAGGACAGACaatgacataaaaaattattggaatACCCAtctgaagaagaagatgaaaccaAGTGATCAAAACGAAGAGGGCATGGAACAAGAGGgacattcttcttcttcttcacatCCAAAGGGTCAGTGGGAGAGAAGATTACAAACAGATATACAAACGGCAAAACAAGCCTTGTGTGATGCTTTGTCCCTCCACACGACACCACCAACACATGTTGTTCCTGAGACAAAGCCTTCAACTTCTCATCAACCCTACAGCCATGCCTCATCTTCATACGCATCAAGCTATGAAAACATCTCCCGGTTGATGGAAAACTGGATGAAAACCCCAAACTCACACGACACAAATTCGGTAGGGGATTATTCCTTCAACAACATGGTCAATATTAATACACCGAGATCCAGTTCTAGTGAGGGAGCACATAGCACCACTAATACCACGTGTGCACAAGATCATGTTTTTGACTTGTTCACCTTCAACTCCTCCACAAACTATGGTGCTCCCTCTCAGACCCAAGCGCCTCTTACGATGATAGAGGATTGGCTTTTCGAGGACGGGGCTTCTCAGTCTCACGAAGATCTGATGAGCATGTCGCTGGAAGAAAGTACTTCGGGTTTGTTTTAG